The following proteins are encoded in a genomic region of Maylandia zebra isolate NMK-2024a linkage group LG1, Mzebra_GT3a, whole genome shotgun sequence:
- the LOC101472377 gene encoding ras-related protein Rab-8B, which yields MAKTYDYLFKLLLIGDSGVGKTCLLFRFSEDAFNTTFISTIGIDFKIRTIELDGKKIKLQIWDTAGQERFRTITTAYYRGAMGIMLVYDITNEKSFDNIKNWIRNIEEHASADVEKMVLGNKCDMNDKRQVSKERGEKLAIDYGIKFLETSAKSSINVEEGFYTLARDIMARLNRKMNDNNPSGGGGPVKITEPRSKKSLFRCSLL from the exons ATGGCGAAGACGTACGACTACCTGTTCAAGCTGCTGCTCATCGGGGACAGCGGCGTCGGCAAGACCTGCCTGCTGTTCCGGTTCAGCGAGGACGCCTTCAACACCACCTTCATCTCCACCATCG GAATCGACTTCAAAATCCGAACAATCGAGTTGGATGGAAAGAAAATCAAACTGCAGATCTG GGACACAGCAGGTCAGGAGAGGTTCAGGACCATCACAACGGCCTATTATAGAGGAGCCATG GGCATCATGCTGGTGTATGACATCACCAACGAGAAGTCCTTCGACAACATCAAGAACTGGATTCGCAATATCGAGGAG catGCCTCTGCAGACGTGGAGAAAATGGTTCTGGGAAACAAGTGCGACATGAACGACAAGAGACAAGTGTccaaggagagaggagagaag CTCGCCATCGACTACGGGATCAAGTTCCTGGAAACAAGCGCCAAGTCCAGTATCAACGTGGAGGAG GGCTTCTACACGCTCGCCCGAGACATCATGGCCAGGCTCAACAGGAAAATG AACGACAACAACCCGTCAGGTGGAGGTGGGCCCGTCAAGATCACGGAGCCCCGCTCCAAGAAGAGCCTGTTCAGGTGTTCGCTGCTGTAG